Proteins from one Candidatus Dependentiae bacterium genomic window:
- the mreC gene encoding rod shape-determining protein MreC: MLLNKKVSVIGLISILFFCAFFLPTDTVLSYISYPCIKIQQYIIDPIKRHNADNHIDSDTLQNRYDTLMQRYLQLQATYDFNQDVQELITFKKRYDTKTHQITQILQRHLGDDEQYVLLDKGARDGVNVDMIVVFKDMLVGKITKLYPLYCKCMLITDRRCKVAGCCAQTKACGVMQGTNSNLLQLLHVSHLHDIKQDDVIISSGHGTIFPRGFGLARVSNYIKKNITYEINCHPLVDFSQITYCSIIVNIE, encoded by the coding sequence ATGTTGTTGAATAAAAAGGTGAGTGTAATAGGGTTAATTTCTATCCTGTTTTTCTGTGCTTTTTTTCTGCCAACAGATACTGTTTTATCTTATATAAGTTATCCATGTATAAAAATACAACAATATATTATTGATCCTATCAAACGGCATAATGCAGATAATCACATTGATAGTGATACATTGCAAAATAGGTATGATACTTTGATGCAAAGATATCTACAACTGCAGGCAACGTATGATTTTAATCAAGATGTGCAAGAACTTATAACATTCAAAAAAAGATATGATACCAAAACGCATCAGATTACGCAGATATTACAACGTCATTTAGGTGATGATGAACAGTATGTTTTGCTGGATAAAGGCGCTCGTGATGGTGTTAACGTTGACATGATAGTTGTGTTCAAAGATATGTTGGTGGGTAAAATTACTAAACTATATCCTTTATATTGCAAATGTATGCTTATTACCGACAGACGTTGTAAAGTTGCCGGTTGTTGTGCACAAACAAAGGCATGTGGTGTAATGCAGGGAACAAATAGTAACTTGTTACAATTGTTACATGTGAGTCATTTGCATGATATCAAACAGGATGATGTTATTATTTCCAGTGGACATGGCACCATTTTTCCACGCGGTTTTGGGTTAGCTCGGGTGAGTAATTATATAAAAAAAAATATTACTTACGAAATAAACTGTCATCCATTGGTGGATTTTTCACAGATTACTTATTGCTCTATTATTGTAAATATAGAATAA